The genomic window TCTGCAAAAACAAACCATAATCTTCGCCCTTGGCTACCAAAAATTCAGCTTGTTTAATGGGTAATACAAACCAAAAAGAACCTACGTCACTCAATAACTCTTCAACTTTCTTAACCAACTCGGCAAAGAAAGCTTACTACTGGCGTGTCTAGCTATTTCCTTTTTAGGTTCGGCATTTTTATAATCGTTTACAAAAAACGGAGGATTGGTCACAATAAGATCGAATTTTTCTGGACTGTTGAATTGTTCGATTGATATATTGTTGTTTGTTAATCGTTCACTAAAAACTGAATTCTCAAAATTTCTACTAGCAGTTGCTGATGCTTGTTCATCAATTTCTACCGCATGAACTTGAGCTTTTGGAAAACGCTGCGCCAACATTAAAGCAATTACACCTGTTCCTGTACCTACATCTAAGATCCGCTCTGCATTTTCATGTTGCACCATAGCTCCCAACAACACGCCATCGGTATTGATTTTCATAGCGCAATCGCTTTGGTCTACCTCAAATTGCTTAAAACGGAAGATATTTTTCATTTTTTTACCACAAAGACACTAAGGACACAAAGATATTAGCTTTCATAAATCTCCAACGGCAATCCATCAGGATCTGCAAAAAAAGTGAACTTTTTCCCTGTAAACTCGTCAATCCTAATCGGTTCGGTTACAACACCTCTTTCATTTAAAACCCCTGCCACTTTTTCAACATCATCAACCGCAAAAGCTAAATGACGCAAACCTTGCGCTTCTGGTCTAGATGGCCTTTCTGGCGGATTTTCAAAAGAGAACAATTCAATTTGATAAACGCCATCCACAGCTAAATCCAACTTCCAAGATTTTCTTTCTTCCCTAAAAACCTCTGCTAAAACCGTAAAACCTAGTTTGTTTACATAAAAATCTTTTGAACGTTCATAATTAGAACAGATAATAGCGATATGGTGAATGCGGTTGAACATTTTTGAGTTTTTAAGTCCGAGGTCGGATGTCCGAAGATATAACACCAATCAAATCATTCAAAATTATATCCTTCAAAATTCAATTATTTATTCACTCAATCATTCTATCATTAGAGATAAAAAACCTAAATTTGCATCTTCAAAAAATAAGCATGATTCATTTCTTTTTAGGTCAATCTGACGAGGTTTTTGTTTTACAAACAAGCAAAACTTTATCCCCAACTGATACAGAAAAATTAGAATGGCTTTTCGGCGGAGCTAAATTGAGCACCGAAAGTTCTTTAACAGGTTTTTTTGTTGGTCCACGTGCAGCAATGATTACTCCTTGGAGTACCAACGCGGTAGAAATCACTCAAAACATGACACTTGATGGCATCATCAGGATTGAAGAATTTAAAAAAGTGGACGAAGGGTTTACGGCATTTGACCCCATGCTTTCTCAAAAATACAGTGGTTTAAACCAAGAAGTATTTAATATTAACATTAAGCCAGAGGCGATATTAGAAATTACAGATATTGCGGCTTACAACAAGCAAGAGGGCTTATCTTTAAGTGATGAAGAAGTAGATTACCTAGAAGGATTAGCTGATAAACTAGGAAGACCGTTAACAGATTCGGAAGTATTTGGCTTCTCGCAAGTAAATTCAGAGCACTGCCGCCATAAAATTTTCAATGGTACTTTCGTAATTGATGGCGAGGCAAAACCAACGTCGCTTTTTAAACTGATTAAGAAAACATCGGAAACTCATCCAAACGATATCGTTTCTGCATATAAAGATAATGTGGCTTTTGTAAAAGGCCCGAAAGTGCAACAATTTGCACCTTCTAAACCAGATGAGCCATCGTTTTACGAAACCAAAGATTTTGATTCGGTAATTTCAATCAAGGCCGAAACCCACAACTTTCCAACTACGGTAGAGCCTTTTAATGGTGCTGCTACAGGTTCGGGTGGCGAAATTAGAGATCGTTTAGCTGGCGGACAAGGCTCTTTGCCTTTAGCAGGAACAGCGGTTTACATGACTGCCCTTTCTCGTTTGGAGGAGAATCGTCCTTGGGAAAAAGGTATGGAAGAGCGCCAGTGGTTGTACCAAACACCAATGGATATCTTAATCAAAGCTTCAAACGGAGCTTCTGATTTTGGAAATAAATTCGGTCAGCCGTTAATTACTGGTTCTGTACTTACTTTCGAACACGAAGAGCACGACCGTAAATTAGGTTTCGATAAAGTGATTATGTTGGCTGGTGGTGTAGGTTACGGAAAACTAGCACAAGCCAAAAAACAAGAACCAAAAACTGGCGATAACATCGTGGTTTTAGGTGGTGAGAATTACCGTATTGGTATGGGTGGCGCTGCTGTTTCTTCTGCAGATACTGGTCAACATGGTTCTGGAATTGAATTAAATGCGATACAACGTTCTAACCCAGAAATGCAAAAACGTGCGGCTAATGCGGTTCGTGCAATGGTAGAGAGCGACAATAACACCATCGTATCCATTCACGATCACGGTGCTGGTGGTCACTTAAACTGTCTTTCTGAATTAGTTGAAGCCACTGGAGGTAAAATCGATTTAGATAAATTGCCAGTTGGCGACCCTACCCTTTCTGCAAAAGAGATCATCGGTAACGAGTCGCAAGAACGTATGGGCTTGGCGATTAGCGAAGAACATACAGCTACTTTAAAGAAAATTGCTGATCGTGAGCGTTCTCCAATGTATACTGTTGGTAAAGTAACTGGCGATCATCGTTTTACTTTTGAATCTGCAACTACTGGTGCAAAACCAATGGATTTGGCATTGAGCGATATGTTTGGCAGCTCACCAAAAATGATTATGGATGACAAAACTGTTGACCGTAATTATGAAGCTGTTGCTTACGATCAAGGTAAAATCAACGAATATTTAGAGCAAGTGCTCCAATTAGAAGCCGTTGCTTGTAAAGACTGGTTAACTAACAAAGTTGATAGATGTGTTGGCGGTCGCGTAGCAAAACAACAATGCGCTGGTCCGTTACAATTGCCATTGAACAACGTAGGTGTAATGGCTTTAGATTTCCAAGGAAAAGAAGGTATTGCGACTTCGGTGGGTCACGCACCAGTTTCTGCATTAATTGATGCTGGTGCTGGAAGTAGAATTGCCATTGCAGAATCATTATCAAATATTGTTTGGGCACCATTAAAAGATGGCTTGAAAAGTGTTTCCCTTTCGGCAAACTGGATGTGGGCTTGTAAAAATGAAGGCGAAGATGCCCGTTTGTACGAAGCTGTAGAGGCTTGTTCAGATTTTGCTATCGAGTTGGGTATCAATATCCCAACGGGTAAAGATTCACTTTCGATGAAACAGAAATACAAAGATGGCGATGTAATTGCGCCTGGAACTGTAATTATTTCTGCTGCTGGTAACTGTAACGATATAACTCAAGTAGTTGAGCCTGTTTTACAGAAAGATGGTGGTAATATTTACTACATCAACTTAAGTAATGATACTTATAAATTAGGAGGTTCTTCGTTTGCGCAAGTTTTAAATAAAGTTGGTAACGAAACTCCTGATGTAAAGGATGCGGCTAAATTCAACACTGCTTTTAACGCTATCCAAGAGTTAATTAAAGCTGGCAAAATTAAAGCTGGTCACGATATTGGTAGCGGTGGTTTAATCACTACGCTTTTAGAAATGTGTTTTGCAGATCAAAACTTAGGTGCAAATATTGATTTATCTAGCTTAGGCGAAGTTGATGCTTTGAAAGTATTATTTGCTGAAAACATTGCTTTGGTTTTCCAAGCTGATGAAAGCGTTGAAGCTATCTTAAATGATAAAGCCGTTGTTTTTCACAAAATTGGTTTGGTAAGTAATACCGCTACTTTAAGTGTAGCTAACAACGCAACCAACTACACTTTCGATATTAACCACTTACGTGATGTTTGGTTTAAAACTTCTTATTTGTTAGACCGCAAACAAAGTGGAGAGGTAAAAGCGAAAGAGCGTTTCGACAATTATAAAAATCAGCCTTTAAAATTCAACTTCCCTGCACAATTTGATGGCAAAAAGCCAGTAATTGATGCAAGTAAGCCTCGTCCGAAAGCAGCAATTTTACGTGAAAAAGGTAGTAACTCTGAGCGTGAAGTAGCTAACGCAATGTATTTGGCAGGTTTCGATGTGAAAGATGTTCACATGACGGATCTAATTTCGGGCAGAGAAACTTTAGAAGATATTCAATTTATCGGTGCTGTTGGTGGTTTCTCTAACTCTGATGTTTTAGGCTCTGCAAAAGGTTGGGCTGGTGCATTTTTATACAACGAGAAAGCTCGTGTAGCATTAGAAAACTTTTTCAACAGAGAAGATACTTTATCTGTAGGTATTTGTAATGGTTGTCAGTTATTTGTGGAATTAGGTTTAATTAACAAAAACCACGAAGTAAAACCTAAAATGTTGCACAACGATAGCCATAAACACGAAAGTATATTCACATCACTAACTATTCAAGAGAACAAATCGGTAATGTTATCTACCTTAGCTGGTAGCACTTTAGGTGTTTGGGTATCACACGGCGAAGGTAAATTCCAATTACCGTACGAAGAAACTAAATATCAAATCGTTTCTAAATATGGATACGAACAATATCCGGCCAACCCTAATGGTTCTGATTATAACACCGCTATGATGTGTGATGAAACTGGCAGACACTTGGTAATGATGCCTCATATCGAGCGCTCATTGTTTCAGTGGCATTGGGCAAATTATCCGGCAGGTAGAAAAGACGAAGTTTCGCCTTGGATGGAAGCTTTTGTAAATGCAAGAAAATGGGTGGAGAAACACCAGAAATAATATTAGAAAAGCCACAATTTAGATTGTGGCTTTTTTTATTATCTTAGCAAACAAGCGAAAATCTTGTAGTTTAAATGATAATTGTAAGTATCAATGGGGGTTTAGGCAATCAGCTTTTTCAATACGCATTTGGAAAACATTTAGAGCATATCAACCAAGAAGATGTTTTTTTTGATCTTTCTGCTTTTGATGGCTCAAACCAGAGAGATTTTGCGTTAAATCATTTTAACATCAATCTTAAAAAGGCCGCACAAAACAAAATACCTTTCATTTACCGAAAAAATTTCAAGAAATTCAATTTACTCGCTAGAACACTTAACAAGTTATTTTATACGCGTCCTATTTTTACGCAAAATCAATTTCATTTTAATCCATATTTCCTACAAAAAAGACGAAATGCTTATTATTGGGGTTATTGGCAAAGTGAAAAATATTTTGACGGAGTAAAGAATACAATAAAAAAGGAACTTATTTTTAAAGATGAGCCATCGGTTATAGACCAGCAACTATTTCAAAAAATCCAAGAACAACAATCGGTTTGCATTCATGTAAGAAGAGGCGATTATTTAGGGCATTCGCGGTTAGCAGTTTGCGAATTGTCTTACTATAAAAAAGCCATTGAAGCAATATGTAACAAGGTACAAAACCCCTCTTTTTACATATTTTCTGATGATATTAACTGGTGCAAAGAAAATTTAACGATCAATTATCAACATACTTTCGTGTATACAGGCGACACTTACAGAGATTTTAAACTAATGACCCAATGCAGACATAATATAATTGCAAACAGCTCTTTCAGCTGGTGGGGAGCATATTTGGGGCAAAATCATGATAAAATTGTAATTTCGCCTAAAAAATGGTTTGTAGAAAACATTGATAAAGACAGATATAACACCAAAGACCTACTCCCCGAAAATTGGATGACTATTTAGGCTGACCGAATGTATAGGACGAAATATCTTATTAAGAATGCTAAAATCAATGTTGCCTTTTTTCTAGTCAACGTTTTTATTACGTTCTTCTCTAGGAAATTTTTTATAGATAATTTAGGCGCCGATTTTTTAGGTTTAAACACCACAATTTCTAGCATATTAGGCTTTTTACTTCTAACAGAATTAGGTTTGGGAAGTGCCATTACCTATCTTTTGTACAAGCCTTTGGCTCAGAAAAACTTTAGCGAGGTAAATAAAATAATTCATCTTCTCAACTACTATTATAAACGTTTAGGCTTAGTTATTACAGCTCTAGGCTTAATTTTCAGTATCTTCTTGATATTCGTATTCGACAATAATGATCTCCCATTTAGTATCATCTATACCGCTTTTTACAGCTATCTTCTCATAGCCGTAATAAATTACCTATTCAATTTCAAACAAATTTTAGTATACGCAGATCAAAAAGCTTTCTTGATAAAGAAAACATTAGGAATATGTAATATCTTAAAAGTTATACTACAGATTTTATCAGTATTTACTTTTGGAGCCAATCTATACCTTTTCCTTGCATTAGAAGTAATTTTTGCCATTGTAACCTCCATCGCCTTAAACCATCTGATAAAAAAAACCTACCCGTGGCTGGAAATATTAAAAGAAAATGATTTCAAATACAAAAAGGAACTTTTAAAAAATGCGAAACAAATATTTTCGCACAGATTAGGCAGCTTTATATTAACACAAACAGATCAGTTGCTCATTTACGCCTACACTTCATTAAAAATGGTTACATTTTACAACAATTACCTTATGATTGTACAATTTGCCGTTACTTTAACCAATCAACCATTCTTATCACTACATAGTGCTATCGGCAACCTTGTTGTTACCAATAGTAGAGAAAAATCATACCGTGTTTTTCAAGAGCTTTTGCTCCTAAAATATTGGCTTGCAGGCAATGTCATATTCGTTCTTTATGCAACGTTAAATCCGTTTATAGCATTATGGTTAGACAAAAGCTATATATTAGACCATAACATTATCATAATTTTATTGCTAAATTTCTTTATTAACATAGTAAGAAAACCTTTAGATATCTTTTTGCAAGCTTTTGGAATATTTCATGACACTTGGGCACCATTTACCGAAGCGGGGTTAAATCTAGTGTCGTCTGTAATACTGGGTTATTTTTATGGCATTTTCGGTATTCTCTTGGGTTCATTTATAAGTACATTGTTAATTGTATGTATATGGAAACCCTACCTATTATTTAGTAAAGGATTTAATTTACCGGTACTTTTTTACTTTAAAAAAACTTTAAAGTATTTGCTATTTTATTTTTTTGCGGCTATAACGGCATTTTACAGTACACCAAATATACTCCAACACATACACTCCATTAATAAATATATTCAATTTGCGATAAGTCTTTGTGCTTATTCAATGTTGTTTGCTACATTGTATAGTCTTTTGTTTATTTTGTTTGCAAATGAAAGCAAACCACTCGTAAAAAGATTTAATGCTTTAATAAAGTCTGCTTAAAAAACAGAAGATATCACTAGAATAACCTATCATTTTAAAAAAACAATTAAATGTTTCTTAAACAAAAAATAGTTAAATAACCCGATGCTACTAAGTGTGATAATGGCTGTTTACAACGGCGAGAAACATATTAGAGAAGCTATTGAAAGTGTGCTGAACCAAAGTTTTTCTGAATTTGAATTAATCATTATAAATGATGGCTCTACAGACAATACTGCCAATATCTTATCGAGTTATAACGACCCTAGATTCATCGTCATTCAGCAAGAGAATTTAGGTGTCGCAAAATCAAGAAACAAAGCAATTCGCGATGTAGCTAAAGGCAAATATATCGCTATTTTAGATTCGGATGATATAGCGCTACCAACTAGATTTGAAGTACAGCTAGCTTTTTTAGAAGAAAATCAAGATTATGTTATGGTGGGTGCAAATGCCATTATCATCGATGAAGAAGGCAACGCTCTATATCACTCTGCATTATTAACCGATACTAATTTAATTAAAGCTCAATTACCTACTAGTAACTTTTTTAACAGCGCTGCTATTTTTAAAAAAGACGCCTTTATAAATGTTGGAGGTTATAATGAAACCATTATTAACCACATAGAAGATGCGATACTATGGATGAAGTTTTCGGAAATAGGTAAAATAACCAACTTGAAAGAAATATTAATAAAATATAGATTAACCGTAAATTCTTTAACAAATAAAACTGCTGCCGCTTTTAAGATGCAAAAGAAATTGTTAAACAAAATAGCTAAAAACCAAGCCTTTTCTACAAAAGATATTTCTAGCCTAATTGATAAAAACAAGCTATCCAAAAACAAAAAAGAAAGCCTTTATTACTCACGCTTGGCAAATATTTATTTAACAAAAAACTTAAACAGAAAATTGGCACTAACAAACATTTTTAGAAGCCTGTCTATAAATCCTATTAATTTTTCGGCATTTAAACAATTAGCAATACTAACAGTAATTTCGTTAAAATCTATACTTAGCAAGTTCTAAAAGCATATCTAATGAAGATTAAAAGCTTTACAAAACTTAAAAGCAAGGAGTAAAAATCAGTTTACAAAATATATTTCAACAACTTAGATTACAGACTAGATACACAATGTTAGTTTATTTTAAGAATTAGATAGGAGCATTAATCATACAAAATGTTATTTTAGTGAATTGATTCCATTTGGCTATTTTTTGAAAAATGTATAAATACCTATTTACACTAATTTTATTTGCTACAACCTTTAGCCTTATTGCTCAAAATCCGTATGGCAACGAATGGATAAAAGAAAACCAGAAGTATGTAAAGATTAAGGTTTCTGAAAATGGTATTCATCGTATTTCTTATAGCCAATTAGCTGCTGCTGGTTTCTTAGCAGAAAATCCGAATGTGCAGAATTTTCAAGTTTTTTACAGAGGCATAGAAATTCCAATTTATTTGGAAGGGAATAATAACCCAACTTTCGAAAACGGAGAATTTATTGAGTTTTATGGTAAAAAAAATGACGGAAAATTAGACGAATCTCTTTATCCTTCCAATTTACAACCCAATACTGAGGTAAGCCTGTACGCAGAAGAGTCCTATTATTTTTTAACCGTAGGTAGTAGTGCCGGAAAAAGATATGTAAATACAAGCCTTAACAACAGTAATTTAACCCCAGAGCCGTTTATCATATACACTTCATCAGCAAATTTTGCTGAATCTTATTATCCCGGCAGTTATCTTATAGACGTAATGTCGCTTTCCGAATATCAGGAAGGCGAAGGTTATTTAGGTAGTTTATATGGCATTGGTGCCACACAGAGCCGTACGTTGCCTACCGCAAATGCCGTAAATGCAGGCAGCTACACGCCTAAGCTATCTTATTACGTAGCCGGTAGATCAAATGCAAACACAACAAATGCAAACGGCTACAACCACCACCTTAGAATAAGCATTAACAACAATACGCTTACAGATGCTTCATTTAAAGGATACGAAATATCAAAAGCCACGATAGATCTTTCTTATAGCTTAATAACTAATGCCACAACTACAGTAAACTTCTCGTCTATTAATGATTTGGGTGCCGTAACCGATTTTCAGGCCGCTGCCTATGCCCGAATAACCTATGCTAGAAGTTTAGATGCTGCAAATTTTAATTATCTGCCCTTTAAAATATATGGTAATGCAACTGAAGCTTTGCTGAATTTTACCAATAACAATTGGAGTGAAGCATACGTTATAGACGAAACAAACGCACTTAGATACAGTGGTTCGAAATCGGGAACTACAACAAGTTTTATTGTAAGAAACTTTGAAGATAATTTATTGCACGTTTATGCCTCAAATGCATATAAAACTCCAAGCGTTGAGCCCATTACTTTTAATTTAATAAAAGCCAACAATTTTAACGCTAAATTATTGATTGTGACTCATCAGAGTTTGTTGGCATCTGCAAATGAATATGCATCTTATAAAACATCTAAAGGCTATAACACTTTAGTAATTACTACCGATGAGCTTTACAACCAGTTTTTTTATGGCCAGCACCATCCGCTAGCAATTAAAAATTTTGTGAGGTACTTATTGCTTAACGGCACCATCACTACAAAGCCCGAATATCTTTTACTGCTGGGAAAAGGTTATGAAACTCCAAAATTCAGGTTAAATGAAGATTTAGTTCCAACCATGGGCTATCCATCTTCTGATAGTTACCTTACTTCAGAAATCATAGACCAGAACATGGCTCCAGCGCTCGCTACAGGTAGAATTCCAGCGAAAACAAATACCGAAGTATTAACTTACTTGAACAAATTAAAACAGTACGATCAACAGGGTAATGAAACTTGGAGAAAAAACATCATCAACATTACCGGAGGAGCAAATAGCTCGGAAGATGCTTCTTTCTCTCAATATCTTAAAAGCCTCTCTTCTGTAGCCGAGAAGGAATATTTTGGTGCAAAAACCATTAATTACTATAAATCGGTAACCGACCCCATAACGGACAATTTAATGTCTAAAATAAGTGAAAATATTAATGGTGGCGTGGGGCTATTAAACTTTTTGGGCCACGGAAGCACCACCAGTACAGCCGTTTCCATAGGCAATCCATCGTATCTTAACAATGCCAGCAAACTACTAGTATATATTATTAATGGTTGCAGTACAGGAAATGCTTTTGTAAATGGTTCGTTAGGAGAAGATTATATCTTTCAAAACAATAAAGGCGCTATTGCCTGGATAGGTACAAGCAGCGAAGGCGTGGCCTCTTATTTGTTTAACTACACCAACCTTCTTTTTCAAAATTCATTTAATAGCAACTACGGTAGTTCTATTGCTCAGAACATGTCTCGTACTGCAAGGGCTTATCAGTCTGCAAACGATAATTTAAACAAAGCACATTTACGTCAGTATATCTTTTTAGGAGATCCTACCATTAATTTCTATTCGCCAACCATGCCCGATTATGAAATAAAAGATCAAGATATTGGACTACAAGATAAAAATTTAACGGTTAATTCTCCTGTTGTTAAGTTATTCGCTATTGTAAAAAATATTGGCAAAGCAAATTCAAATAGTGTACCTATACAAGTAAGCAGAACGTTACCAAACAACACTACAATTAACTATCCTGTTGTTAACTATAACAAAATATTAAATACAGATACCATATTGGTAGAGCTTGATAACACGCTGCCTAATATTGCCGGAAATAACAAATTTACGTTTGTAATTGACCCAACAAATAGTATTTCCGAAATAAGCAAAACCAACAACACCGGAGTTTTTAACCACATTTTACAATCAACAGGCATTACCATTAT from Pedobacter sp. SL55 includes these protein-coding regions:
- a CDS encoding tRNA1(Val) (adenine(37)-N6)-methyltransferase; translated protein: MKNIFRFKQFEVDQSDCAMKINTDGVLLGAMVQHENAERILDVGTGTGVIALMLAQRFPKAQVHAVEIDEQASATASRNFENSVFSERLTNNNISIEQFNSPEKFDLIVTNPPFFVNDYKNAEPKKEIARHASSKLSLPSWLRKLKSY
- a CDS encoding VOC family protein is translated as MFNRIHHIAIICSNYERSKDFYVNKLGFTVLAEVFREERKSWKLDLAVDGVYQIELFSFENPPERPSRPEAQGLRHLAFAVDDVEKVAGVLNERGVVTEPIRIDEFTGKKFTFFADPDGLPLEIYES
- a CDS encoding glycosyltransferase family 2 protein → MAVYNGEKHIREAIESVLNQSFSEFELIIINDGSTDNTANILSSYNDPRFIVIQQENLGVAKSRNKAIRDVAKGKYIAILDSDDIALPTRFEVQLAFLEENQDYVMVGANAIIIDEEGNALYHSALLTDTNLIKAQLPTSNFFNSAAIFKKDAFINVGGYNETIINHIEDAILWMKFSEIGKITNLKEILIKYRLTVNSLTNKTAAAFKMQKKLLNKIAKNQAFSTKDISSLIDKNKLSKNKKESLYYSRLANIYLTKNLNRKLALTNIFRSLSINPINFSAFKQLAILTVISLKSILSKF
- the purL gene encoding phosphoribosylformylglycinamidine synthase, with the protein product MIHFFLGQSDEVFVLQTSKTLSPTDTEKLEWLFGGAKLSTESSLTGFFVGPRAAMITPWSTNAVEITQNMTLDGIIRIEEFKKVDEGFTAFDPMLSQKYSGLNQEVFNINIKPEAILEITDIAAYNKQEGLSLSDEEVDYLEGLADKLGRPLTDSEVFGFSQVNSEHCRHKIFNGTFVIDGEAKPTSLFKLIKKTSETHPNDIVSAYKDNVAFVKGPKVQQFAPSKPDEPSFYETKDFDSVISIKAETHNFPTTVEPFNGAATGSGGEIRDRLAGGQGSLPLAGTAVYMTALSRLEENRPWEKGMEERQWLYQTPMDILIKASNGASDFGNKFGQPLITGSVLTFEHEEHDRKLGFDKVIMLAGGVGYGKLAQAKKQEPKTGDNIVVLGGENYRIGMGGAAVSSADTGQHGSGIELNAIQRSNPEMQKRAANAVRAMVESDNNTIVSIHDHGAGGHLNCLSELVEATGGKIDLDKLPVGDPTLSAKEIIGNESQERMGLAISEEHTATLKKIADRERSPMYTVGKVTGDHRFTFESATTGAKPMDLALSDMFGSSPKMIMDDKTVDRNYEAVAYDQGKINEYLEQVLQLEAVACKDWLTNKVDRCVGGRVAKQQCAGPLQLPLNNVGVMALDFQGKEGIATSVGHAPVSALIDAGAGSRIAIAESLSNIVWAPLKDGLKSVSLSANWMWACKNEGEDARLYEAVEACSDFAIELGINIPTGKDSLSMKQKYKDGDVIAPGTVIISAAGNCNDITQVVEPVLQKDGGNIYYINLSNDTYKLGGSSFAQVLNKVGNETPDVKDAAKFNTAFNAIQELIKAGKIKAGHDIGSGGLITTLLEMCFADQNLGANIDLSSLGEVDALKVLFAENIALVFQADESVEAILNDKAVVFHKIGLVSNTATLSVANNATNYTFDINHLRDVWFKTSYLLDRKQSGEVKAKERFDNYKNQPLKFNFPAQFDGKKPVIDASKPRPKAAILREKGSNSEREVANAMYLAGFDVKDVHMTDLISGRETLEDIQFIGAVGGFSNSDVLGSAKGWAGAFLYNEKARVALENFFNREDTLSVGICNGCQLFVELGLINKNHEVKPKMLHNDSHKHESIFTSLTIQENKSVMLSTLAGSTLGVWVSHGEGKFQLPYEETKYQIVSKYGYEQYPANPNGSDYNTAMMCDETGRHLVMMPHIERSLFQWHWANYPAGRKDEVSPWMEAFVNARKWVEKHQK
- a CDS encoding lipopolysaccharide biosynthesis protein yields the protein MIKKTLGICNILKVILQILSVFTFGANLYLFLALEVIFAIVTSIALNHLIKKTYPWLEILKENDFKYKKELLKNAKQIFSHRLGSFILTQTDQLLIYAYTSLKMVTFYNNYLMIVQFAVTLTNQPFLSLHSAIGNLVVTNSREKSYRVFQELLLLKYWLAGNVIFVLYATLNPFIALWLDKSYILDHNIIIILLLNFFINIVRKPLDIFLQAFGIFHDTWAPFTEAGLNLVSSVILGYFYGIFGILLGSFISTLLIVCIWKPYLLFSKGFNLPVLFYFKKTLKYLLFYFFAAITAFYSTPNILQHIHSINKYIQFAISLCAYSMLFATLYSLLFILFANESKPLVKRFNALIKSA
- a CDS encoding alpha-1,2-fucosyltransferase, coding for MIIVSINGGLGNQLFQYAFGKHLEHINQEDVFFDLSAFDGSNQRDFALNHFNINLKKAAQNKIPFIYRKNFKKFNLLARTLNKLFYTRPIFTQNQFHFNPYFLQKRRNAYYWGYWQSEKYFDGVKNTIKKELIFKDEPSVIDQQLFQKIQEQQSVCIHVRRGDYLGHSRLAVCELSYYKKAIEAICNKVQNPSFYIFSDDINWCKENLTINYQHTFVYTGDTYRDFKLMTQCRHNIIANSSFSWWGAYLGQNHDKIVISPKKWFVENIDKDRYNTKDLLPENWMTI
- a CDS encoding C25 family cysteine peptidase codes for the protein MYKYLFTLILFATTFSLIAQNPYGNEWIKENQKYVKIKVSENGIHRISYSQLAAAGFLAENPNVQNFQVFYRGIEIPIYLEGNNNPTFENGEFIEFYGKKNDGKLDESLYPSNLQPNTEVSLYAEESYYFLTVGSSAGKRYVNTSLNNSNLTPEPFIIYTSSANFAESYYPGSYLIDVMSLSEYQEGEGYLGSLYGIGATQSRTLPTANAVNAGSYTPKLSYYVAGRSNANTTNANGYNHHLRISINNNTLTDASFKGYEISKATIDLSYSLITNATTTVNFSSINDLGAVTDFQAAAYARITYARSLDAANFNYLPFKIYGNATEALLNFTNNNWSEAYVIDETNALRYSGSKSGTTTSFIVRNFEDNLLHVYASNAYKTPSVEPITFNLIKANNFNAKLLIVTHQSLLASANEYASYKTSKGYNTLVITTDELYNQFFYGQHHPLAIKNFVRYLLLNGTITTKPEYLLLLGKGYETPKFRLNEDLVPTMGYPSSDSYLTSEIIDQNMAPALATGRIPAKTNTEVLTYLNKLKQYDQQGNETWRKNIINITGGANSSEDASFSQYLKSLSSVAEKEYFGAKTINYYKSVTDPITDNLMSKISENINGGVGLLNFLGHGSTTSTAVSIGNPSYLNNASKLLVYIINGCSTGNAFVNGSLGEDYIFQNNKGAIAWIGTSSEGVASYLFNYTNLLFQNSFNSNYGSSIAQNMSRTARAYQSANDNLNKAHLRQYIFLGDPTINFYSPTMPDYEIKDQDIGLQDKNLTVNSPVVKLFAIVKNIGKANSNSVPIQVSRTLPNNTTINYPVVNYNKILNTDTILVELDNTLPNIAGNNKFTFVIDPTNSISEISKTNNTGVFNHILQSTGITIISPSNFAITNDANVELKVQANDLFSANKNYVFEIDSVITFDSNWKKSSPNISSKAFASWKPTFNAENGKVYYWRAKQINENGQSSEWQTSSFTYMDNVTYGWNQSHYQQYNNIIGNNIVFNNEDKKFEFTSTAFPIQIKTKGNDGAAAADRRIRVGVTVGALSFSSADFEGFAIAAFNPNVTYKMYSYSSAYNFPSGGSADAYGTGQFFFNTNNATDVDSLTNYLRNIPEGFYVAGFNGKNFNPKGLPQATQDLLTSLGLTKITSINNGEPYAFWTQKKVNKKIKPLELTADYTSTTPATAQIIDFSYDFLYPWNNGTMTSELIGPANNWTKAVFNLDQEASDILTYDIIGVDKNGTQTLLKTNLTNHTTALTDIPADNYPFIKLGIKATDNQNNTLANFKGWRVIYNPYPDVTFNTDIANSFYSNSLNEGDSIKLSIGVSNLEKTISDEVLVNYKLTKADRTVVNGLIKTLNPLSYGAIETVKFSYPTNQLVGENAIQLSLQPKNGKDKNELNNYVSYNFNVVSDNKEPIIDVFFDNKRIINGELVSPSPKISISIADENKHLLLADTNSIELYIKTENEQNFKRIAFSDNKINIQNIGTANQNKIDFLYTPNTLADGRYTLKLRGKDASGNYNTTNDYLVNFEVINEQTITNFLPYPNPFTTSMKFVFQVTGKVPDQIKIQIMTVTGKIVREVFKNELGNINIGNNISDFTWDGTDQFGDRLANGVYFYNVIVENNDKSEIKHRSNTTDNFFKKNFGKIYLMR